A genomic region of Gemmata massiliana contains the following coding sequences:
- a CDS encoding helicase RepA family protein, with protein sequence MTRRPNHRTLPEPHRRRLQGRVTQSWYQAAASDRVLCRNRPGVGLGRFCRRVPGRGGATSATYGESGGGKTFFTLDLALHVAAGMPWRGREVDLRGVLYLALEGSHGIRNRGAAFKQANALNAVELPSRSFRSRSTCSIRTVTWFA encoded by the coding sequence ATCACGCGCCGGCCCAACCATCGTACTCTACCAGAGCCTCACCGCCGGCGGCTCCAAGGCCGAGTTACCCAGTCGTGGTACCAAGCCGCCGCTTCCGATCGCGTACTATGCCGAAATAGACCCGGCGTTGGACTCGGCCGATTTTGTCGAAGGGTTCCTGGTCGAGGGGGGGCCACGAGCGCGACCTACGGCGAGAGCGGGGGCGGCAAGACGTTCTTCACCCTTGACCTGGCCCTGCACGTGGCCGCGGGTATGCCCTGGCGGGGCCGGGAAGTGGATCTGCGGGGCGTGCTCTATCTGGCTCTCGAAGGATCGCATGGGATTCGGAACCGGGGCGCCGCGTTCAAACAGGCGAACGCGCTGAACGCCGTCGAACTCCCGTCGCGGTCGTTCCGGTCGCGCTCAACCTGCTCGATCCGGACGGTGACGTGGTTCGCGTGA
- a CDS encoding AAA family ATPase, producing the protein MVRVIEVAQVAAEELSIQVGLIVVDALSRTIAGGNENSPDDMGALVRNTDTIRQTLGAHVATIHHSGKDTARGARGRSLLRAATDTEIEVSREPVTKTSVPRVTKQRELDLDGGFSFELLPVELGTNRRGKAATSCVARAADEGSNRGRTPAEREIQKDRVKRAKEREQNELDAADVLRVVDAEHRAGLPGASQSWIEDHTECSKVRAMAAVERLREQGILIEVGRFQKSSGKGARATVEKGWGRPEEERPSTKPASSAR; encoded by the coding sequence GTGGTTCGCGTGATCGAGGTCGCCCAGGTCGCGGCCGAGGAGCTCAGCATTCAGGTCGGGCTGATCGTGGTGGATGCGCTCAGTCGGACGATCGCCGGCGGCAACGAAAACTCACCGGATGACATGGGCGCACTCGTTCGGAATACAGACACTATTCGACAGACCCTCGGGGCTCACGTTGCAACCATTCACCACAGCGGTAAGGACACGGCCCGGGGCGCTCGCGGTCGCTCACTGCTCCGGGCCGCGACCGATACGGAGATCGAGGTGAGCCGAGAGCCCGTGACCAAGACCTCGGTGCCCCGCGTGACAAAGCAACGGGAGCTCGACCTCGACGGAGGGTTCTCTTTCGAGCTGCTCCCGGTCGAACTGGGCACCAACCGGCGCGGCAAGGCCGCTACCTCGTGCGTGGCGCGCGCGGCCGACGAAGGGTCGAACCGCGGGCGAACGCCGGCCGAACGAGAGATCCAAAAGGACCGCGTTAAGAGGGCCAAAGAACGCGAGCAGAACGAACTCGACGCGGCGGACGTACTCCGGGTGGTCGATGCCGAGCACCGGGCCGGGCTCCCGGGCGCTTCGCAGAGTTGGATCGAGGATCACACCGAGTGCTCGAAGGTGCGAGCAATGGCGGCTGTGGAGCGTCTCAGGGAACAGGGCATCCTCATTGAGGTCGGACGATTTCAGAAGAGCAGCGGTAAAGGAGCCAGAGCCACCGTCGAGAAGGGGTGGGGACGGCCGGAAGAAGAGCGCCCCAGTACGAAGCCGGCATCGTCGGCCCGTTGA
- a CDS encoding WD40 domain-containing protein: MTDARSITPLVWRPDGKTVAFGSRDGNLHVYDLGSGKRWPNSKPSRGSFRS; the protein is encoded by the coding sequence GTGACCGATGCACGATCTATTACCCCCCTTGTGTGGCGACCGGACGGCAAGACGGTGGCGTTCGGCAGCCGGGATGGGAATCTGCACGTGTATGACCTGGGATCGGGAAAGAGGTGGCCCAACTCAAAACCCAGCAGGGGTTCATTCCGCTCGTAG
- a CDS encoding IS4 family transposase — protein MSAPIPNLARAIRTVLTADADRAAARVGFVRRRRKISGAAFIQTLVFGWIEDPRAPVDALAARCPVPGVTPQAFHKRFTPAATEFVREVLLRAVGQLVAAQPIAVPLLQRFAGVYVEDSTVVALPDTLRDTFPGCGGNTPSAGLAAIKAHVRWELTTGRITGMAFQPGRQPDGRFNATDDPLPAGALRLADLGYFDFGVLTRLSAAGVFWISRLPPNAVAAVGDERPSEVWRLLRQWSGDLLDLRVTAGNETRIGCRLLAFRCPPGVAARRREQSAERQRKKGRVVSERLRVLCEWTVFATNLPADRFTPEQVWVLYRLRWQVELLLKLWRSHGGVGQSHGRLGHRVLCEVYAKLLAMVVRHWLLLTGGGPLARMNPVRAAREARRFALAVADALPCARRLRRVLRSLRDTLALLRPRHRRRKRPSALELLFEPQTPS, from the coding sequence ATGTCGGCCCCGATTCCCAACCTCGCCCGCGCCATCCGAACCGTCCTGACCGCGGACGCCGATCGCGCGGCCGCGCGCGTCGGGTTCGTTCGCCGGCGCCGCAAGATCTCGGGCGCGGCGTTCATTCAGACCCTCGTGTTCGGTTGGATCGAGGACCCACGCGCCCCCGTTGATGCCCTTGCCGCTCGATGCCCGGTGCCGGGCGTGACCCCGCAGGCCTTCCACAAGCGGTTCACGCCGGCCGCAACCGAGTTCGTCCGGGAGGTGCTCCTCCGCGCCGTTGGCCAACTGGTGGCGGCTCAGCCTATCGCCGTCCCGCTCCTGCAACGGTTTGCGGGGGTGTACGTCGAGGACAGCACCGTCGTCGCACTCCCGGACACCCTTCGGGACACATTCCCCGGGTGCGGCGGAAATACCCCGAGCGCCGGGTTGGCTGCGATCAAGGCCCACGTCCGCTGGGAGTTGACGACCGGACGGATCACCGGAATGGCGTTCCAACCGGGCCGGCAACCCGACGGCCGGTTCAATGCCACCGACGACCCGTTGCCCGCCGGCGCGCTGCGGTTGGCCGACCTCGGGTACTTCGACTTCGGTGTACTGACGCGCCTGAGCGCGGCCGGGGTGTTCTGGATCAGCCGCCTCCCGCCCAATGCCGTGGCGGCCGTGGGCGACGAGCGCCCGTCCGAGGTGTGGCGCCTGCTCCGGCAATGGTCGGGGGATCTGCTCGACCTGCGTGTCACGGCCGGGAACGAGACCCGGATCGGGTGCCGGTTGCTGGCCTTCCGGTGCCCGCCCGGGGTCGCGGCCCGGCGCCGGGAGCAGTCGGCCGAAAGGCAGAGGAAGAAGGGGCGGGTGGTGAGCGAGCGGTTGCGGGTGCTGTGCGAGTGGACCGTATTCGCCACCAACCTGCCGGCCGACCGGTTCACGCCGGAACAGGTGTGGGTGCTGTACCGCCTGCGGTGGCAGGTGGAGTTGCTGTTGAAGCTGTGGCGATCCCACGGCGGGGTCGGCCAGTCCCACGGGCGGCTCGGGCACCGGGTACTGTGCGAAGTGTACGCCAAGCTGCTGGCGATGGTGGTTCGGCACTGGTTGCTGCTGACGGGCGGTGGCCCATTGGCTCGGATGAATCCGGTGCGCGCGGCCCGCGAGGCACGCCGGTTCGCGCTCGCCGTTGCCGATGCGCTACCGTGCGCCCGGCGCCTCCGCCGGGTGCTCCGATCACTTCGCGACACGTTGGCGCTCCTCCGCCCTCGGCATCGACGGAGGAAACGGCCCTCGGCCCTCGAACTACTCTTCGAGCCCCAGACACCCAGCTAA
- a CDS encoding serine/threonine-protein kinase: MEPDSDQRLNIALDELLALNGSGAERYLRDLHATDPGVAARVDRLLRLRQEPHAEPTDESRNHKLSPPLGHASLNVSGPGGALTISAEGRGTLSFPQPDPVFFVGAGRSEAVAPGQFLGRYRLVRAVGRGAFGEVWQAFDPVLQKFVAVKVQLPRASGRELPRDTFLREARKAAALRHPALVQVHDVIESASGWYIVSEFVEGESLRTCAETERLPFVRAARIVAAVAGALGAAHLAGLVHRDVKPANILLDRAGNAYLTDFGLAVREDELFAERSRVAGTLAYMSPEQIRGDTHLLDGRADIYALGAVLYELLTGRPLFRAESIAEYRELILRREPRPPRTIDPEIPEPLERACLKCLAKEVRERYRTARDLAADLESWLADATQTVSTSRAINERAANEWLRPAVFGAGIVLLLGSLIGSAVYTGSGRSQTGASVEPVPKVPAVKELVWPVGRAECKWEVLPANRLKTSTEAVGLLQLGEGKGDSWEFCATFRQLNNVGWIGLFLGHRLNPDTGKVDFELIQIVVDRDNKITLNRSIESYRFDPQLPTVHGKTLESVSVPSLEEENKLRLRVRNNRLAEVWFNDVEYKALGGAVPELQLPADAPFGVYNRRSEGLFSNLTLNGTPIPLLVDAKPRVPEGP, translated from the coding sequence ATGGAACCCGACTCGGATCAGCGCCTGAACATCGCCCTCGACGAACTCCTCGCACTCAACGGCTCCGGGGCGGAGCGCTACCTGCGCGATCTGCACGCGACCGACCCCGGTGTGGCCGCGCGCGTGGACCGCTTGCTCCGGCTGCGCCAGGAGCCGCACGCCGAACCCACCGACGAATCGCGAAATCACAAACTGTCTCCGCCGCTCGGTCACGCTTCACTCAACGTCTCGGGACCGGGCGGCGCGCTGACGATCTCGGCGGAGGGGCGCGGGACGCTCAGCTTTCCGCAACCCGATCCCGTGTTCTTCGTCGGTGCCGGGCGCAGCGAAGCGGTCGCACCCGGGCAGTTTCTGGGGCGCTACCGGCTCGTCCGCGCCGTGGGGCGCGGGGCGTTCGGCGAGGTGTGGCAGGCGTTCGACCCGGTGCTGCAAAAATTCGTGGCGGTGAAGGTTCAACTCCCGCGGGCGTCCGGGCGCGAACTGCCGCGCGACACGTTTTTGCGGGAAGCGCGTAAAGCGGCGGCACTGCGGCACCCGGCGCTCGTGCAGGTCCACGACGTGATCGAGAGCGCGAGCGGGTGGTACATCGTTTCGGAGTTCGTCGAGGGGGAGAGCCTCCGGACGTGTGCCGAGACCGAGCGCCTCCCGTTCGTGCGGGCGGCCCGGATCGTCGCGGCTGTGGCCGGGGCGCTGGGCGCCGCGCACCTCGCCGGGCTGGTTCACCGCGACGTCAAGCCCGCCAACATCCTGCTCGACCGGGCCGGGAACGCTTACCTCACGGACTTCGGGCTGGCCGTTCGCGAGGACGAGCTGTTCGCGGAGCGGAGCCGGGTCGCGGGTACGCTGGCGTACATGTCGCCCGAGCAGATCCGCGGGGACACGCACTTGCTCGACGGGCGCGCGGACATTTACGCGCTCGGGGCCGTGCTGTACGAACTGCTCACCGGGCGCCCGCTGTTCCGGGCCGAGAGCATCGCCGAGTACCGGGAACTGATCCTGCGGCGCGAGCCGCGCCCGCCTCGAACCATCGATCCCGAGATCCCCGAACCACTCGAACGCGCGTGCCTGAAGTGCCTGGCGAAAGAGGTCCGCGAGCGCTACCGGACCGCGCGCGACTTGGCCGCGGACCTGGAATCGTGGCTCGCGGACGCGACACAGACGGTGAGCACGTCCCGCGCAATCAATGAACGGGCCGCGAACGAGTGGCTGAGGCCCGCTGTGTTCGGAGCGGGGATCGTTCTCCTGTTGGGGAGCCTCATCGGATCGGCCGTATATACCGGGAGCGGGCGCTCGCAAACGGGCGCGAGTGTGGAACCGGTTCCCAAAGTGCCCGCGGTGAAGGAACTGGTTTGGCCCGTGGGGCGCGCGGAGTGTAAGTGGGAGGTGTTGCCCGCGAACCGGCTCAAGACGTCGACCGAAGCGGTCGGGTTACTTCAGCTCGGGGAGGGGAAGGGGGACTCGTGGGAGTTTTGTGCCACCTTTCGGCAACTCAATAACGTCGGCTGGATCGGGCTGTTCCTGGGGCACCGGTTGAACCCGGACACGGGCAAAGTGGACTTCGAGTTGATCCAGATCGTCGTGGACCGGGACAACAAAATCACCCTCAACCGGTCGATCGAGAGCTACCGGTTCGATCCGCAGCTCCCCACCGTTCACGGGAAGACCCTGGAGAGCGTGTCGGTTCCGTCCCTGGAAGAAGAGAACAAGCTCCGCTTGCGCGTGCGGAACAATCGGTTGGCCGAGGTGTGGTTCAACGACGTGGAGTACAAGGCGCTCGGGGGCGCGGTTCCCGAACTGCAACTGCCCGCGGACGCACCGTTCGGCGTTTATAACCGTCGGAGCGAGGGGCTGTTCTCGAACCTGACGCTGAACGGCACCCCGATTCCTCTACTCGTCGACGCCAAACCCCGTGTCCCGGAGGGACCGTAA
- a CDS encoding transposase has translation MANFLAIGSDFRRAERACHAISDADWDRVTGLVPSHGPKNEPRRFVDAVLFVVRTGIPWRDRLERFGHWNGVWRRFGRWSRACVWPRVFEVLQDPG, from the coding sequence TTGGCAAATTTTTTAGCTATCGGGAGCGATTTTCGGAGGGCCGAGCGTGCTTGCCATGCGATTTCGGATGCGGATTGGGACCGGGTCACGGGTCTGGTACCGAGCCACGGTCCGAAGAACGAGCCCCGGCGGTTCGTGGATGCGGTGTTGTTCGTGGTCCGAACCGGGATCCCGTGGCGCGACCGGCTCGAGCGGTTCGGCCATTGGAACGGGGTGTGGCGCCGGTTCGGTCGGTGGTCCCGGGCGTGTGTGTGGCCGCGCGTGTTCGAGGTACTCCAAGACCCGGGTTGA
- a CDS encoding ISAs1 family transposase, producing the protein MKGQKNEGTGHYYLTSLRVGAAERAGYIRNHWGIENGLHWVLDVAFKEDDSRARTGHAAANLGLLRRVAVSLLKRTKVKGSIKTRRMKAGWDDNYLLQVVQGITAQ; encoded by the coding sequence GTGAAGGGCCAGAAGAATGAGGGCACGGGGCATTACTACCTCACCAGTTTGCGAGTGGGTGCGGCGGAACGGGCCGGTTACATCCGCAACCATTGGGGCATCGAGAACGGGTTGCACTGGGTATTGGACGTGGCGTTCAAAGAAGACGACAGCCGCGCCCGAACCGGTCACGCGGCGGCGAACCTGGGGCTGTTGCGGCGCGTGGCCGTGTCGCTGTTGAAGCGCACCAAGGTCAAAGGCAGTATCAAGACCCGGCGCATGAAGGCCGGATGGGATGACAACTACCTACTGCAAGTCGTCCAAGGAATTACGGCCCAATAA
- a CDS encoding ISAs1 family transposase — MPLALTTVFADVPDPRIETANKLHPLTGVLVIATCAVIAGADGWDEIAEYGRTKEPLFRRFLGAPNGVPSHDTFERVFAKLDPGAFADRFGRWMAELCESTGLVHIAVDGKSARACAKDTFTGCLHLVSAWAVQNRLILGQRSVPDGGHEITTVPDLLAALDLRGAVVTLDAAGCQKATVEQIHKQGGEYVVRVKGNRRGCTRPSARCSTGRVTRSSRSATWPARWAQVTGARRSGT, encoded by the coding sequence ATGCCGCTCGCGCTGACCACGGTGTTCGCCGACGTGCCGGACCCGCGCATCGAGACCGCGAACAAGCTGCACCCACTGACCGGCGTCCTGGTGATCGCGACGTGCGCGGTGATCGCCGGGGCCGACGGGTGGGACGAGATCGCCGAGTACGGGCGCACCAAGGAACCGCTCTTCCGACGGTTCCTTGGTGCGCCCAACGGGGTTCCGAGCCACGATACATTCGAGCGCGTGTTCGCCAAACTCGATCCCGGCGCCTTCGCCGACCGATTCGGCCGGTGGATGGCCGAGTTGTGCGAATCGACCGGGTTGGTTCACATCGCCGTCGACGGCAAGAGCGCGCGGGCCTGCGCCAAGGACACGTTCACCGGGTGCTTGCACTTGGTCAGCGCGTGGGCGGTCCAGAACCGGCTGATTCTGGGCCAACGGTCGGTGCCCGACGGCGGACACGAGATCACCACGGTCCCGGACCTGCTGGCCGCACTGGACCTGCGCGGGGCGGTGGTGACGCTGGACGCGGCCGGGTGCCAGAAGGCCACGGTCGAGCAGATCCACAAGCAGGGCGGTGAGTACGTGGTGCGCGTGAAAGGGAACAGAAGGGGTTGCACGCGGCCGTCGGCGCGGTGCTCGACCGGGCGTGTGACGAGGAGTTCGCGGAGTGCGACGTGGCCGGCGAGGTGGGCGCAGGTCACGGGCGCGCGGAGGAGCGGTACGTGA